The Streptomyces sp. B3I8 nucleotide sequence AGAAGAAGGACGAGGCCGCTGCCGAGTCCGCTTCGACCGAGTCGACCGAGGCCTGAGCAGCATGCTCGAAGAGGCGCTCGAGCACCTCGTGAAGGGCATCGTCGACAACCCTGACGATGTGCAGGTGGCCTCGCGCAACCTGCGCCGCGGTCGTGTGCTCGAGGTCCGGGTCCACCCCGACGACCTCGGCAAGGTGATCGGCCGCAACGGCCGCACCGCACGCGCACTGCGCACCGTCGTGGGTGCCATCGGCGGCCGCGGTGTCCGCGTCGACCTCGTCGACGTGGACCACGTCCGCTGACGCGTCATCGCAACCGGCTCGGGCCGGGGAGGGCCACTGGGCCTCCCCGGCCCGCAGTCGTTTCCCCGCCCCCACCTCACACGACCCCACCCCGCGCCCGGGACGTCTCCGCACCTCCCGGACATGCGTCCCAGACGTTCCCGACAGGAGATCTTCCACAGTGCAGCTGGTAGTCGCACGGATCGGCCGCGCCCACGGCATCAAGGGCGAGGTCACCGTCGAGGTCCGTACCGACGAGCCGGAACTGCGGCTCGGCCCCGGCGCCGTACTCGCCACCGACCCGGCCTCCGCGGGCCCGCTCACCATCGAGACCGGCCGCGTGCACAGCGGCCGGCTGCTCCTGCGCTTCGAGGGCGTACGCGACCGCACCGCCGCCGAGGCCCTGCGCAACACGGTCCTGATCGCCGACGTCGACCCCGACGAGGTGCCCGAGGGCGAGGACGAGTACTACGACCACCAGCTCATCGACCTCGACGTCGTCACGGAGGACGGCACGGAGGTCGGCCG carries:
- a CDS encoding RNA-binding protein; the protein is MLEEALEHLVKGIVDNPDDVQVASRNLRRGRVLEVRVHPDDLGKVIGRNGRTARALRTVVGAIGGRGVRVDLVDVDHVR
- the rimM gene encoding ribosome maturation factor RimM (Essential for efficient processing of 16S rRNA) produces the protein MQLVVARIGRAHGIKGEVTVEVRTDEPELRLGPGAVLATDPASAGPLTIETGRVHSGRLLLRFEGVRDRTAAEALRNTVLIADVDPDEVPEGEDEYYDHQLIDLDVVTEDGTEVGRITEVAHLPSQDLFVVERPDGTEVMIPFVEEIVTDVDLAEQRAVIDPPPGLIDDRAEIASAREDADTADHQEGTASGQDDDAPGKAPGARA